The genome window ATaaagatcaggggggttaaaatggccacatcgaagcaattcatctaagaaagcaatattgctgtttgacatttgtttgcattgcgcacttactgttttatgcgcaaatgttaaattgcaatattgcttttttagatgaattgcttcgatgtggccattttatccTCCTGGTATCCCCGCACCATATTCTTGATTTGATTCATTGTACGCGAATAGACAACTTTATAACCGACTACCGTCCGATATAAAACGTATTGACTCAGATCGATCAATTAAGGCCATACTTTCccattcatcatcaatttaagagccacgctcttgtcagtgcagcatttcccatgctactttttaggggaataTAGGGCCTCTCGCCTTCCGCCCttcagtactctgacgcgagtgggatggcgcccagagtaagtagtctattacaaagccatactaggactcctatcctccgcctctgaatagtactgacagtttctgctgccctctgtcaggttccaggttacagtcccatTATTAGtccaaaatatttctatttagagCATCCTATAACTTTATCTCTGTATAGCATCGTAagtataatcataattattattacgtaagtATTTCTTATGTATTTCTTATGTGTGCGACTGTAAGtctttaataagaaataaagacTCTATGAACCTATAGACGGGTTATTGATAGATTAGGTTGTCTCTGTCTACAGAAGACCTATCGTTATTTTAACGTATATGTTGATGGTAGTGGAAATAGCGTTGCTATTCAATAGCAAATAGGCGCAAAGGGGACCTGTAGTGACAAATCAGATGTTAAACTGCTTTCAATTTCCTCAAATCGGTTTACGCAGGTATTCACCAAGTCTGACTACAATACGTTAGTGCGAATCCAGCAGATCTTTATTAACGTTTCCTTTCTCAATCTCATGTACCTTTCTACAGGATTAGATCCGAATATATCCAGTTCAACCCTTTGTTGCTCCATCGCCGCGCCACAAAGGACGCTCGAGTTATAACCCCAACACAATCTGCATGACACACAGTTCAAAACCGACTTTAGCTGAAGCAGAACGAATCTTAAGTTGGAAAGTTACAATTTAATGTACCTGACCTGTAAAGTACAagatttttgtaaaataaagttCCTAATGAGTTAAGTGAGAAGCGCCTGAGAAAAATATATTAGcaaattattaacaaaatacaaatattttattgttcaaTCAGGCACTAATATTGATTTTAAGTGTataaatttttatttcaattatggCTGTGAGAAACAGAAACCATTTATTGCTCAGcgttataataacttttttcttCTACCAAACAAGTAAGTGATCGTAAagctttgaatttatttattacaatttatagtCTATTTAgcgaaaatgttatttattctttaggtaacattggtgctaattcctgtaaataccatctaattttattttaggttatatctgtcattttcttatccgccgaaaaggaaagggacgggtaatcgacaagcataaaatttatggaacacacgtcaattttaagcacaaatctaaaacaaccgtctaaaaattcgcccgggttattcatttatttacgcattcttcctaaaattaagagctgtcaatcatccgtccctttccttttcggcggataagaaaatgacaggtataacttaaagtaaaattaagagatgtctgcaggaatcggggccaattacTAGCTAAAATTAGCTCGGTACGAAAGGAAACATTTTGATTCCAAACAATTGATATGGATGGATTAAACTTTGCAGAAATTTTTATAGACTTTATGTCGGCACAAGTTTCATAAGGTCAAAAGTGAAAGGCTAAGGTGAACATATATACCTTATTAAAAATTGAGAATTTTTCAAGGCCAGTTTAAGAATAAGTACTCGAAAGTAAATCGAAAATTCAGTGTCAAGATGATAGCAATTGAAACTTTTCAGGGGTCAGTTcgcataaaaaaatgtttgtactAATTTCATTTGGCCTAACGCCAGCCAAGCctacctaatttattttttgtatgttgtattacatataacatagcatcacgcctgcatcccataaggggtaggcagatgaaCTAATTGatcttttgcagcttatcgtacttaTTGACTATACCGTCGCCAGGTGAAGCTGTGAAGTGCTTCCACTGCAACAGCGCGAACAACTCGGCGTGTCTGGATCTCCACCTGCAGAAGATGCACGCCATCATCCCAATAGTGGACTGCGCCAAGTCGCTGCCCAGCTCGCTTACCAAGGACGGGTTTTTCTGCAGAAAGATCACTCAGACTAGTAAGCAttacttaattttgttttatgacTCCTTTTTCTTTGTGatctctaatttggttaggacattgcaagctgatcactagccatagaggcggccaatcagctagaaagccctcagcgctccccatttgtccggacaagttgttaatgccatctgcggcagatctacaataagtcacgtcaaaaaaaaaaccacctgattgtccgaaagtaacatgatccgtttTTCGTAACTTGACGCAGATTTTGTAGCAGTGAAGTGCGTGGTGAGGCGTTATTTGCGTGTCagcttttgtatttatttatttttttatgtgagttattgtaaattagccgcaaatggcattaactacttggctggatgaGGCATCAACAGATTACACGCAATTACAATGCGACCTTGCCTACCGCTTCACTGCTAACCGCGTTGGTACGCGGTCTCGTATGAGAATCGCCTTTATAGACTgacatttatttgaatttaagcAACATATTTGTTAGTAGCTCATTTATAATAGCAGTTATCTATTGTCACAGGTTTTGTGCTAATTTGGGATTGGCACAAAAGCTAATGGTCGCAAAAAAGACACTCCCATTTTCAGGCTTGTCCCGCCAAACAGTGCGTGTCAAAATGGCGGAATTACGGACAAAAATGCGATCGAGATGCGATTTGGTTTTGacatttttaatgtatttttgttgTACTTAACTttacatccatccatccatccatcgttatatattatataagtaacttCGATGTGTAGCACACCAGACAGGGCTCCCGGGATCGATTCTAGTCAGGCCAATTTGGGTAAACTCTCAAAAAAACCTGTGACAAATAAATATCGTTTCGCTCTTTCTAGTCCTCCACGTGGACAAGACACCCGAAGTTCGGATCACTAGAGGCTGCGGCTGGATAAAGCACAAACGTGAATGCTACAAGAATGACAATAAGGACCATTTAGAGACAGTATGCCAGTGTTTTGGAGACATGTGCAATGGCGCCAACGCGCGGGAAATCGAACTGTCAGCTGTTGCCGCGGTCGCCATCTTGACGACCTTCAGGACATGGCGGggaatttgaattttggaatatttactttttctaaTTAAAATTTTTTAAACAGCCAGCAacagaatttattatttaaattattttttgggaCTGATAAATGGACTTTTCAGGGATGTGAAATGACAGTATAAAAGTACCTTCAATATTTATTGTAAGATGTTACTATCGAATAAAAATTacgaatttgttttatatttttgttttttcctgatAAGTAGTTCTCTCTATCAATCTTATGACTTCCTACTACTACTTCGACatagataggtacataaatatataaactcacgcctatttcccacagggatAAGCAGACTACTGCTTTAAAATGTACTTAGTTTGTTTATTGTTTCAACGAAAGGTTAACTATATAGATTGCCGATATCGGCAAGGGGTCAAGAGGTCTTCCTAGCAAAACGATTATAAACTGCAGATAGATATGTTTAGGTCATTCCATTTATTCATAATTCATTAGGTATTTACCACATACTTAATAAATCGACATAAGTATTACGTCTTTCTTTTCATGACAATTTTAATTAAGTCACaatatacctaaataatgtagataaccaactacaTGActaataaggttcatcataactatcttaggacttcgtcaGGTAGGTCTAATAACCCTTTAGGCGGATGTTACGTTCGGTATGCAAAAAATTAAGTTTTTCAAAGTGTTTCAAAAAAAGTTTCAAACTGTAACTACGTATGTttccaactgaataaagatattttttaatttggattttttcaataacccgacagaattaagttcacGCCACATGtaaaacggattgcataccagcgagatgcctattttatcgTCCGGCTTATCCACAAAGTACCTATAATCAGaatagtaatcagaattcatacataataaaatccgcacaagcttcgtcttCGTATTTGAGTTATCTgtgattactcgtggctctgcccacccccatTGGAattaaaggcgtgagtttatgtattgcaGCTCTGCTTACTCCCATAGCGGTATGCACGTGgttatatgtatgtaagttggTAATCAGAATAAGGACGCGCCGTTTGAATGCATGTGAATAAACTGTGAACAGTATAGTATTTACTACACATTATAGTGACAGTTCAGTATCGTTCAGTGATTGCTTAGTgccaaatgtatttaattactaaatcACTAATATAAATCGctagtgtaaaaataaataatagagttataaaaatgtttttgaaaaatattgtgtttttgtTAGCGTGTGTTCATTTTGGTAAGTAGTTTAGCgagggactatccaggctaTGTTTCCCaaatacaatatagatggcgttgtacagattgcatgtgataattaactattttcCAATTGCTTGGgtgcataattatataaatataacgtAACGGCTGAGgagttgaggagctcgatggcgcagcggtaaatgcgctcgatctgcgattgttgaagttaagccactttcgcaaaagccggtcataggatgggtgaccacaaaaaaaaaagttttcatctcgagctcctccgtgcttcggaaggcacgttaagcctttgtttaaggcccgatcttcctatccatccatagggaaggcccgtgccccagcagtggggtcgttaatgggct of Pectinophora gossypiella chromosome 16, ilPecGoss1.1, whole genome shotgun sequence contains these proteins:
- the LOC126374038 gene encoding uncharacterized protein LOC126374038 codes for the protein MAVRNRNHLLLSVIITFFFYQTSEAVKCFHCNSANNSACLDLHLQKMHAIIPIVDCAKSLPSSLTKDGFFCRKITQTILHVDKTPEVRITRGCGWIKHKRECYKNDNKDHLETVCQCFGDMCNGANAREIELSAVAAVAILTTFRTWRGI